From Cecembia calidifontis, one genomic window encodes:
- a CDS encoding helix-turn-helix domain-containing protein, translating into METQITDRLELAAHFVNSTNNPIFLTGKAGTGKTTFLRNLASLTHKQFVIVAPTGIAALHAKGVTIHSQFLLPLGSFLPTKEPEGNFGNQGNIFTQFSLSRKHPLNGGRKQVLGSIDLLIIDEVSMLRADILDAIDFRLKSVKGNFKEPFGGVQVLMIGDLFQLPPIVRENEWEILSKFYNSMHFFEAHALRESGMVYLELDKIFRQKDEVFINILNHLRDNCANEEDIKILNKHFKTEEEIKNLEDTIIITTHNFKADAHNQKELQALKSPSHFFQAIIEKDFPEHLYPLPKTLELKEGAQIMFIKNDSSGNGEYYNGKMAKIKTIDEEGIQVIMAENKVLYTLKREVWENKRYVVNESTKELEEEIIGSFEQYPIKLAWAVTVHKSQGLTFDRAIIDVGQAFAPGQVYVALSRLRGLEGLILRTRIQNNIIYSDHQVVNFTQKTAFQEPLETLLEKHQRRYVEKLLLETFSLDGLFKALINFNKENESSLEFEDEEMKQAIPKLLENLNAETENTLKFQRQLIQLLFAKDEDKLLERLEKGTIYYSEFLEKQLTHLLGHAAEVERFSKTKKYLESLAQIELQLLRKLTQIKKVSILVSCILQGKEIGKLDRIPIETSQLRLKLAKEAKENALSNPKFSKNRTGKKKKSEDGPSLKRVKGETYEITFEMSDFGASIEEIAIQRGLAESTIKGHLAKGIQEGRISLFTHMDEATYQKVAELIKKYDADLAMIRQEEPGTYDFGTLKMVAAHMGLHKS; encoded by the coding sequence ATGGAAACACAGATTACCGATAGACTTGAACTGGCGGCACATTTTGTAAACAGCACCAATAACCCCATTTTCCTTACCGGAAAGGCCGGAACAGGTAAAACTACCTTTTTGAGGAATCTGGCATCATTGACACACAAACAGTTTGTTATTGTAGCGCCAACGGGAATCGCTGCATTACATGCAAAAGGAGTAACCATACATTCTCAATTTTTATTGCCATTGGGGAGCTTTTTACCTACAAAAGAACCGGAAGGGAATTTTGGCAATCAAGGAAATATTTTCACCCAGTTTTCACTAAGTAGAAAACATCCTTTGAATGGTGGAAGAAAACAGGTACTTGGTTCAATTGATCTTCTCATAATTGATGAAGTGAGCATGCTTAGGGCTGACATTTTGGATGCCATCGATTTCAGGCTTAAAAGTGTCAAAGGAAATTTCAAAGAGCCATTTGGGGGAGTACAGGTATTGATGATTGGGGACTTGTTCCAGCTACCTCCAATTGTCAGGGAAAACGAATGGGAAATCCTGAGCAAATTTTATAACAGCATGCATTTCTTTGAGGCCCATGCCCTCAGAGAATCTGGAATGGTCTATCTGGAACTGGACAAAATTTTTAGGCAAAAAGATGAAGTCTTCATTAATATCCTGAATCATCTAAGGGATAATTGTGCCAATGAGGAAGATATCAAGATCTTGAATAAGCATTTCAAAACCGAAGAGGAGATTAAAAACCTAGAAGACACTATCATCATAACCACTCATAATTTTAAAGCAGATGCCCACAACCAGAAAGAACTTCAGGCCTTGAAAAGCCCCTCTCACTTTTTTCAGGCCATCATTGAAAAAGATTTTCCCGAACATTTATACCCGCTTCCAAAAACCCTTGAGCTCAAAGAAGGTGCGCAGATCATGTTTATTAAAAATGACAGTAGTGGCAACGGGGAATATTACAATGGTAAAATGGCTAAAATCAAAACAATTGATGAGGAAGGAATTCAAGTGATAATGGCCGAGAATAAGGTCCTGTATACCCTAAAAAGAGAAGTTTGGGAAAACAAACGCTATGTTGTCAATGAATCAACCAAAGAATTGGAAGAAGAAATTATCGGCAGTTTTGAACAGTACCCCATAAAATTGGCATGGGCTGTAACCGTCCATAAAAGTCAGGGATTAACTTTTGACAGGGCTATCATAGATGTAGGGCAAGCATTTGCACCAGGCCAGGTCTATGTCGCATTGAGTAGGCTAAGAGGATTGGAGGGTTTGATCCTGAGAACAAGAATTCAAAATAACATCATATATAGCGACCATCAAGTAGTCAATTTTACACAAAAAACTGCATTCCAAGAACCACTGGAAACGCTTCTGGAAAAACACCAAAGACGATATGTGGAAAAATTACTATTGGAAACCTTCAGCTTAGATGGGCTGTTCAAAGCGCTTATAAATTTCAATAAGGAAAATGAAAGCAGTTTGGAATTTGAGGACGAAGAAATGAAACAAGCCATTCCTAAACTCCTTGAAAATCTAAATGCTGAAACTGAAAATACTCTTAAGTTTCAAAGACAATTGATCCAACTCTTATTTGCGAAAGATGAAGACAAATTGTTGGAAAGGTTGGAAAAAGGAACTATCTATTATTCGGAATTCCTTGAAAAGCAACTAACCCACTTATTGGGCCATGCTGCAGAAGTAGAAAGGTTTTCAAAAACCAAAAAGTACCTCGAAAGTTTGGCCCAAATTGAGTTGCAATTGTTACGTAAACTTACCCAAATCAAAAAAGTAAGTATTCTCGTCTCTTGTATTCTACAGGGAAAAGAAATAGGAAAACTGGACCGAATCCCGATAGAAACCTCACAATTACGACTGAAACTTGCCAAAGAAGCCAAAGAAAATGCATTGAGTAACCCCAAGTTTTCAAAAAACAGAACGGGTAAGAAAAAGAAATCAGAAGATGGGCCGAGTTTAAAAAGAGTAAAAGGAGAAACCTATGAAATCACTTTCGAGATGAGTGATTTTGGAGCTAGTATTGAAGAAATAGCCATACAACGGGGTTTGGCCGAATCAACCATAAAAGGACACTTGGCCAAAGGTATTCAGGAGGGACGGATTTCTTTATTTACTCATATGGATGAAGCAACTTATCAAAAAGTGGCTGAACTCATTAAAAAATATGATGCGGATTTAGCCATGATTCGCCAAGAAGAACCCGGAACTTATGACTTTGGAACATTAAAGATGGTAGCCGCCCATATGGGTTTACATAAATCTTAA
- a CDS encoding SDR family oxidoreductase, translating into MTKSILVTGGTKGIGRAIIDRFGEEGFDVFTCSRHAKDLETLEKEFLSRFPGQKIFVTEADLSRKDEVQRFSSLVKSQAIPDVLVNNTGIFLPGAIHSEPEGNFEMMMQTNLFSAYYLTRAFTSEMMERKSGHIFSMGSIAGLTAYANGGSYAISKWAMLGFTKCLRQELKDYNIKVTSILPGATYTASWEGVEIPLERFMKVEDIAASVWSAYNLSPYSVVEEIVIRPQLGDL; encoded by the coding sequence ATGACCAAAAGCATTTTGGTAACCGGAGGTACAAAAGGAATAGGTAGGGCCATCATCGACAGGTTTGGAGAAGAGGGGTTTGATGTATTTACCTGTTCAAGGCATGCCAAAGACCTCGAAACATTAGAAAAGGAATTTTTGTCCAGATTTCCAGGTCAAAAGATTTTTGTGACAGAAGCGGATCTCTCCAGAAAAGACGAAGTTCAGCGATTTTCATCGTTGGTAAAAAGCCAGGCTATCCCTGATGTTTTGGTCAATAATACAGGAATATTTCTTCCTGGTGCCATTCATTCAGAGCCAGAAGGCAATTTTGAGATGATGATGCAGACCAACCTTTTTTCTGCTTATTACCTTACTAGGGCTTTTACTTCAGAGATGATGGAAAGAAAGTCGGGCCATATTTTTTCCATGGGTTCCATAGCAGGGCTTACAGCTTATGCCAATGGAGGAAGTTATGCAATATCCAAGTGGGCCATGTTGGGTTTTACCAAATGCCTGAGACAGGAGTTGAAAGATTATAATATCAAAGTAACTTCCATTCTTCCTGGGGCCACGTATACGGCAAGTTGGGAAGGAGTGGAAATTCCTTTGGAAAGGTTTATGAAAGTTGAGGATATTGCCGCTTCTGTTTGGTCGGCCTATAACCTTTCCCCTTATTCAGTTGTTGAAGAAATTGTCATAAGACCACAATTAGGAGACTTATAA
- the ispG gene encoding (E)-4-hydroxy-3-methylbut-2-enyl-diphosphate synthase, translated as METKYLLEKVRYCNSLTAYSRRKTIPVKVGDVIIGGDNPIVVQSMTTVDTMDTEGSVEQCIRMIEAGCQLIRITAPSIKEAENLRNIKEGLRKRGYNTPLVADIHFTPNAAEIAARIVEKVRINPGNYADKKKFEFIEYTDQSYQEELERIRERFLPLVRICKEHGTAMRIGTNHGSLSDRIMSRYGDTPLGMVESALEFLRICEEENYHDVVISMKSSNTQVMVQAYRLLVQKLDEGGFKPYPLHLGVTEAGDGEDGRIKSAVGIGTLLEDGLGDTVRVSLTEDPEFEAPVAKALVDRYENRTEHDFIPDLTHYPVNPFEYNRRDTIEVFNFGGTNVPRVIADISAVENITEKEMKHVGHFYLPELDKWKMNDLGADYVFSGSNPIPFMLPNGMKEIQHYAIWLNAEDQVNKFPALTLEEFREAEKLHYGLNFLMLSDQEVKEALHLLEGRKDVVVILHSYNLHTMPALRRAFFELMENHSILPVVVRVNYPQQDQDKTMLYAATDVGGLLIDGLGEGIMIGLGAYRGAPRPQILDQIKLHNSVSFGVLQAARTRMSKTEYISCPSCGRTLFDLQETTAMIRKRTDHLKGVKIGIMGCIVNGPGEMADADYGYVGSGKGKITLYKGKEVVKKSVPSEKAVDELIEIIRKDGMWIEPEA; from the coding sequence ATGGAAACCAAATATTTATTGGAAAAAGTGCGGTATTGTAATAGCCTGACGGCTTACTCCAGAAGAAAGACCATTCCCGTGAAAGTGGGAGATGTAATTATAGGAGGTGACAATCCAATTGTGGTCCAATCCATGACTACAGTGGATACCATGGATACAGAGGGTTCGGTGGAACAATGTATCAGGATGATTGAGGCCGGTTGTCAATTGATCAGGATCACGGCCCCTAGTATCAAAGAAGCCGAGAATCTCAGGAATATCAAGGAAGGACTCCGGAAAAGGGGGTACAATACGCCTTTGGTGGCTGACATTCATTTTACTCCCAATGCTGCTGAAATTGCTGCAAGAATTGTGGAAAAGGTACGCATCAACCCTGGAAACTATGCGGATAAAAAGAAATTTGAGTTTATAGAATATACAGATCAAAGTTATCAAGAAGAACTTGAAAGGATCAGGGAACGCTTTTTGCCTTTGGTAAGGATATGTAAGGAGCATGGTACCGCTATGAGGATCGGGACCAATCACGGTTCCCTCTCTGACCGTATTATGAGCCGGTATGGAGATACACCTCTTGGTATGGTGGAATCTGCCTTGGAGTTTTTAAGGATCTGTGAAGAAGAAAATTACCATGATGTGGTCATTTCCATGAAGTCATCCAATACACAGGTGATGGTTCAGGCCTATCGCCTTTTGGTACAAAAACTTGATGAGGGAGGGTTTAAACCATATCCTCTACATTTAGGTGTGACAGAAGCCGGAGATGGTGAAGATGGAAGGATCAAATCAGCTGTCGGGATAGGTACTCTTCTGGAGGATGGTCTAGGCGATACTGTCAGGGTTTCATTGACAGAGGACCCTGAGTTTGAGGCTCCTGTGGCCAAAGCCCTTGTAGATAGGTATGAGAACAGAACCGAACATGACTTTATTCCGGACCTTACCCATTATCCAGTTAATCCATTTGAGTATAACCGTAGGGATACCATAGAGGTGTTTAATTTCGGCGGAACCAATGTACCAAGGGTAATAGCCGATATTTCTGCGGTGGAAAACATCACGGAAAAGGAAATGAAGCATGTGGGGCATTTTTACCTTCCGGAATTGGATAAGTGGAAAATGAATGATCTTGGTGCGGATTATGTCTTTTCTGGCTCCAACCCAATACCTTTTATGCTGCCTAATGGCATGAAGGAAATCCAGCATTATGCTATTTGGCTCAATGCGGAAGACCAGGTCAATAAATTTCCGGCATTAACCTTGGAAGAATTCCGGGAGGCGGAAAAACTGCACTATGGTTTGAACTTCCTGATGTTATCAGATCAAGAAGTAAAAGAAGCCTTGCACTTATTAGAGGGAAGAAAAGATGTGGTGGTTATTTTGCACAGTTACAACCTCCATACCATGCCGGCACTAAGAAGGGCCTTTTTTGAATTGATGGAAAACCACAGCATTCTTCCTGTGGTAGTGAGGGTAAATTATCCTCAACAGGACCAGGATAAGACCATGCTTTATGCAGCTACAGATGTTGGAGGTTTGTTAATAGATGGTTTGGGTGAAGGAATCATGATTGGCTTGGGAGCTTATAGAGGTGCGCCTAGGCCCCAAATCTTGGATCAGATTAAATTGCATAATTCTGTGAGCTTTGGGGTACTTCAGGCAGCAAGGACCAGGATGTCAAAAACAGAATACATTTCCTGTCCTTCTTGCGGAAGAACGCTTTTTGATCTTCAGGAGACGACCGCCATGATCAGGAAAAGAACAGATCACTTAAAAGGTGTTAAAATCGGTATCATGGGATGTATCGTAAACGGCCCAGGAGAAATGGCAGATGCAGACTACGGGTATGTAGGTTCAGGAAAAGGAAAGATTACACTTTATAAAGGAAAAGAGGTAGTTAAAAAATCAGTTCCATCAGAGAAGGCGGTTGACGAACTGATTGAAATCATCAGAAAAGATGGCATGTGGATTGAACCTGAGGCATGA
- a CDS encoding DUF6728 family protein: protein MANSRIKEFFQLGEVANYFVRVFQKPDPNRPTNFNLRMMHGINKISILMFLAAIIIWVAKRMF, encoded by the coding sequence ATGGCAAACAGTAGAATTAAAGAGTTTTTTCAACTTGGAGAAGTAGCCAATTACTTTGTCCGTGTATTCCAAAAACCGGATCCAAACAGGCCTACCAATTTCAATTTGAGGATGATGCACGGGATCAATAAAATATCTATCTTGATGTTCCTTGCCGCTATCATTATTTGGGTGGCGAAAAGAATGTTCTAA
- a CDS encoding MmcQ/YjbR family DNA-binding protein translates to MFVFESGNLKCDPDRAIELRERHEGVLPGYHRSKNHWNAISCDGSVPDGLILQLVDHSFYLVFNSLTKKIQQSHIAG, encoded by the coding sequence ATTTTTGTTTTTGAAAGTGGGAACCTAAAGTGTGATCCTGATCGGGCTATCGAATTAAGGGAAAGGCATGAGGGTGTACTGCCGGGATATCATAGGAGCAAAAATCATTGGAATGCCATCAGTTGTGACGGTTCTGTTCCGGATGGTTTAATCCTTCAATTGGTGGACCATTCCTTTTATCTTGTTTTTAACAGCCTAACCAAAAAAATCCAACAAAGTCATATTGCCGGATGA
- a CDS encoding ABC transporter ATP-binding protein, producing MTYLRLDKIQKSYENGQPVLKEFSLNLEKGQVVSLIGESGSGKSTLLRIVAGLENRNDGEVYLEGMRIANPKEKLVPGYDEIQLVYQDYHLYPNSSVEENIARPLLLYDKSYKEKRVKTLLKLLGLEKYKEKLPRQLSGGQQQKVAIGKALSLEPQVLLLDEPFSSLDTIQRRELISELREMFVALKVTVLFVTHDLDDALQMSNDLVLVQQGKLIQKGHPEEIFTKPKNLYAAKLFSHLNPLPGDQHCYIRPSDIQLYKSTGIPAKVKERQYLVHYNQLTIQLGTGEIWKVEDKKREFFPGQKIFLKWDAGKVIGPF from the coding sequence ATGACCTATTTAAGATTAGATAAAATCCAGAAAAGCTATGAAAACGGTCAGCCTGTTTTAAAAGAGTTTTCCTTGAATTTGGAAAAAGGACAGGTGGTTTCTCTGATTGGAGAAAGTGGTTCTGGAAAAAGCACGCTCTTAAGAATTGTAGCTGGTTTGGAAAACCGGAATGACGGCGAGGTTTATTTGGAGGGGATGAGGATAGCGAATCCCAAAGAAAAACTTGTACCTGGATATGACGAAATTCAGTTGGTTTATCAGGATTATCATTTGTATCCCAATTCTTCTGTAGAAGAAAATATAGCAAGGCCTCTCCTGCTTTATGATAAAAGCTATAAGGAGAAAAGGGTAAAAACCCTTTTAAAATTATTGGGATTAGAGAAGTATAAAGAAAAACTGCCAAGACAACTTTCAGGAGGGCAGCAGCAAAAAGTGGCTATTGGAAAAGCCCTGAGTTTGGAACCGCAGGTACTTTTATTGGACGAACCATTTTCCAGCTTGGATACCATACAGCGGAGAGAATTGATTTCCGAATTAAGGGAAATGTTTGTAGCCTTAAAGGTTACTGTATTGTTTGTTACCCATGATTTGGATGATGCGCTTCAGATGTCCAATGACCTGGTTTTGGTACAACAGGGAAAGCTTATCCAAAAAGGCCATCCCGAAGAAATATTTACAAAACCAAAAAACCTTTATGCCGCCAAGCTTTTCAGTCATTTGAATCCTTTACCTGGTGATCAGCATTGCTATATACGCCCTTCAGATATTCAGCTTTATAAGAGCACAGGTATCCCCGCAAAAGTAAAAGAAAGGCAATACTTGGTACATTATAACCAGCTTACAATTCAATTAGGTACAGGTGAAATATGGAAGGTTGAGGACAAGAAAAGGGAATTTTTCCCAGGACAAAAAATTTTCCTAAAATGGGATGCTGGAAAGGTGATAGGTCCTTTTTAA
- a CDS encoding FKBP-type peptidyl-prolyl cis-trans isomerase — protein sequence MEISNNAVVGLTYELKVSKEQDEIESAPFSVEVRDEEDPFYFIFGQSGLPEKFESFLVGKKEGESFSFMIASAEAYGEADDELIMALPKDQFTKERGFEPYMLEEGNFLPLMDENGYPLQAKVLKDLGEEVLLDFNHPLVGFDLHFEGEVLEVREATPEELDHGHVHGEHGFDHE from the coding sequence ATGGAAATATCAAACAATGCAGTAGTAGGTCTTACCTATGAATTAAAAGTCAGTAAAGAACAAGACGAAATCGAATCCGCTCCATTCAGTGTTGAAGTCAGGGATGAGGAGGATCCGTTTTATTTCATATTTGGACAAAGCGGATTGCCCGAAAAGTTCGAGTCTTTCCTTGTAGGAAAAAAGGAGGGGGAAAGCTTCAGTTTCATGATCGCATCAGCTGAAGCTTATGGTGAGGCTGATGACGAACTCATCATGGCATTGCCAAAAGATCAATTCACCAAGGAAAGAGGTTTTGAGCCGTATATGTTGGAAGAAGGTAATTTTTTGCCCTTAATGGATGAAAATGGGTACCCGCTTCAGGCAAAAGTGCTCAAAGATCTGGGCGAAGAAGTATTATTGGATTTCAATCATCCTTTGGTAGGGTTTGACCTTCATTTTGAGGGAGAAGTATTAGAAGTAAGGGAGGCAACGCCGGAAGAACTGGACCACGGTCATGTTCATGGCGAACATGGTTTCGATCACGAATAA
- the leuS gene encoding leucine--tRNA ligase — MADYNFQEIEKKWQAYWEKNQIFNAKADPSKPKFYSLDMFPYPSGAGLHVGHPLGYIASDIITRFKRLQGYNVLHPMGYDSFGLPAEQYAIQTGQHPAITTEQNIQRYTEQLKNIGFAFDWEKEVRTSDPEYYKWTQWIFMQLFNSYYDKKEDKAKSIASLVEKFETSGNLEVDAVCDEDTALFTAEDWKGFSEKQQQEILLKYRLTFLAETTVNWCPALGTVLSNDEVKDGFSERGGHPVERKKMMQWSMRITAYAERLLQGLEKLEWSDPIKEMQRNWIGKSTGAELVFQVKGQDKLIKVFTTRIDTIYGVTYLALAPEHDYVQDLITDDQRETAEAYVELAKNRSERDRMSDVKTISGAFTGSYAINPFNGEEIQIWVADYVLAGYGTGAVMAVPAHDERDYNFAKHFGLEIRQVIEGSLENGSFPGKGGTIINSDFLSGLEMKEAMKKAIAYLEEKNIGKGKIQYRMRDAIFTRQRYWGEPLPVYFKDGLPYLIDEKDLPLVLPEVDKYLPTEDGEPPLGRAKDWTYKTEEGVFPLEKSTMPGWAGSSWYFFRYMDPKNQDKLVDPEIEKYWGAVDLYIGGAEHATGHLLYSRFWTKFLYDIGAVSIEEPFQKMINQGMIQGRSNFVYRLKGSNTFVSFGLKDQYDTSAMHVDVNIVHNDQLNLEKFKAWRPDLADAEFILEDGKYICGAEVEKMSKSKYNVVNPDDIIQRYGADTLRLYEMFLGPLEQFKPWNTNGIDGVSKFLKKLWKLYHDQQGNFFVSEEKASKEELKTLHKTIKKTREDLENYSFNTSVASFMICVNELTTLKCNKREILEPLAIIISPYAPHIAEELWSMMGHQNSIIYAQFPVFNEEYLVENSHEYPVSINGKVRAKLPLSLSLSREEVEKAALSDSTVQKWLEGKSPKKVIVVPGKIINIVI, encoded by the coding sequence ATGGCTGATTATAATTTTCAGGAAATAGAAAAAAAATGGCAGGCTTACTGGGAAAAAAACCAGATTTTCAATGCCAAAGCTGATCCTTCCAAACCAAAATTTTATTCTTTGGACATGTTCCCCTATCCTTCGGGAGCAGGACTTCATGTGGGGCATCCCCTTGGCTATATCGCTTCTGATATCATCACGAGGTTCAAAAGGCTTCAAGGTTACAATGTCCTGCATCCCATGGGATATGATTCATTTGGCCTTCCTGCCGAACAATATGCCATTCAAACTGGCCAGCATCCAGCCATTACCACTGAGCAAAATATCCAAAGATATACTGAACAGTTAAAAAACATAGGCTTTGCATTTGACTGGGAAAAAGAAGTAAGGACCTCTGACCCGGAATATTACAAATGGACTCAATGGATTTTCATGCAGCTGTTCAACAGCTATTATGATAAAAAAGAAGATAAAGCCAAAAGCATTGCTTCTTTGGTAGAAAAATTTGAAACCTCAGGCAATCTGGAAGTGGATGCAGTATGCGATGAGGACACAGCTCTTTTTACTGCTGAGGATTGGAAAGGCTTTTCAGAAAAACAACAACAGGAGATCCTTTTAAAATACAGGCTGACATTCCTAGCTGAAACCACCGTAAACTGGTGTCCTGCCCTTGGAACTGTACTTTCAAATGATGAGGTAAAAGACGGCTTTTCTGAAAGAGGCGGACATCCGGTAGAACGGAAAAAAATGATGCAGTGGAGCATGCGCATCACTGCCTATGCAGAAAGGCTGCTTCAGGGCTTGGAAAAACTGGAATGGTCCGATCCCATCAAAGAAATGCAACGCAACTGGATCGGAAAATCCACCGGAGCTGAATTGGTTTTCCAGGTTAAAGGACAGGATAAACTGATCAAAGTTTTTACCACAAGGATTGACACAATTTATGGAGTGACCTACCTGGCATTAGCGCCTGAACATGATTATGTTCAGGACCTGATTACAGACGATCAAAGGGAAACTGCCGAAGCTTATGTGGAATTGGCAAAAAACCGCTCTGAAAGAGATAGAATGTCAGATGTGAAAACTATTTCTGGGGCATTTACGGGTTCCTATGCCATCAACCCTTTTAATGGGGAAGAAATCCAAATCTGGGTTGCAGATTATGTGCTGGCAGGCTATGGAACAGGTGCGGTCATGGCTGTTCCTGCCCATGATGAGCGGGATTATAATTTTGCCAAGCATTTTGGATTGGAAATCCGCCAGGTCATTGAGGGAAGTTTGGAAAATGGATCCTTCCCCGGAAAAGGAGGAACTATCATCAATTCTGATTTCCTTTCCGGCCTGGAAATGAAGGAGGCCATGAAAAAGGCCATTGCCTATCTTGAAGAAAAAAATATAGGTAAAGGCAAAATCCAATACCGCATGAGGGACGCTATTTTCACCCGTCAAAGGTATTGGGGAGAACCCCTCCCTGTCTATTTCAAGGACGGTCTTCCCTATCTGATTGATGAAAAAGACCTACCTTTGGTTTTGCCTGAAGTGGACAAATACCTTCCAACTGAGGATGGTGAACCTCCATTGGGAAGAGCAAAGGATTGGACTTATAAAACAGAGGAAGGAGTATTCCCTTTGGAAAAAAGCACCATGCCTGGCTGGGCAGGATCAAGTTGGTACTTTTTCAGGTATATGGATCCCAAAAACCAGGACAAGCTCGTAGATCCCGAAATTGAAAAATATTGGGGTGCGGTAGACCTTTATATTGGCGGGGCAGAGCATGCTACAGGCCACTTGCTGTATTCCAGGTTTTGGACCAAGTTTCTCTATGATATCGGTGCAGTAAGCATTGAGGAACCCTTTCAAAAAATGATCAACCAAGGGATGATCCAAGGCAGGTCTAATTTCGTGTATAGGCTAAAAGGGAGCAATACATTTGTCAGCTTCGGCTTGAAGGATCAATACGATACCTCTGCCATGCATGTTGATGTCAATATTGTTCACAATGACCAATTGAATTTGGAAAAGTTCAAGGCTTGGAGGCCTGACCTGGCCGATGCGGAATTTATTCTTGAAGATGGAAAATACATCTGCGGGGCCGAAGTAGAAAAAATGTCAAAGTCCAAGTACAATGTGGTGAATCCAGATGATATCATACAAAGATATGGCGCAGACACCCTTAGACTTTATGAAATGTTCCTTGGGCCACTTGAACAGTTCAAACCATGGAATACAAACGGCATAGATGGCGTATCGAAATTCCTGAAAAAACTTTGGAAACTTTATCATGACCAACAGGGAAATTTCTTTGTTTCCGAAGAAAAAGCCAGCAAGGAAGAACTGAAGACCCTGCATAAAACCATCAAAAAGACAAGGGAAGACCTAGAAAACTACTCCTTCAATACTTCCGTGGCATCTTTCATGATTTGCGTGAACGAACTGACCACTTTGAAATGTAACAAAAGGGAAATTCTGGAACCTTTGGCCATTATCATTTCGCCTTATGCCCCACATATTGCAGAGGAACTTTGGTCTATGATGGGTCATCAAAATTCCATCATCTATGCACAATTCCCAGTATTCAATGAGGAATACCTGGTAGAAAACAGTCATGAATACCCGGTGTCTATCAATGGAAAAGTTAGGGCTAAATTACCCCTTTCCCTGTCCCTTAGCAGGGAAGAAGTGGAAAAGGCCGCCTTATCAGACAGCACGGTACAAAAATGGCTCGAGGGGAAATCACCTAAAAAAGTGATCGTAGTCCCTGGGAAAATTATCAATATTGTGATTTAA